One region of Rubinisphaera margarita genomic DNA includes:
- a CDS encoding SPFH domain-containing protein, whose translation MSTTTSSSRFPRNGILAGIALILLLVFGWLIVEWGYNRIYVPEGYSMRLRFKGPPLPFLPYHNLPDSKTGFATLDENGNIIEKGVLVEMLGPGRHFLSPLRSYWDYELVPDVVIKPGEIGIATSKTGKALSGGKYLVDGDLGETEYKGDLRKVFGPGRYRVNDYAYEFKKVTLVKTTDGNQTKYAGWVQIPAGHVGVVTNLTDNPETGAVKGIQNDVFPPGIYPVNAREQQIDIVEIGYREKTIEAELNKNADGSLKYDEAGEPTVMQTQKGISFPSNDAFDITMDFTAIWGITPDQAPEVIRKFGNVQAIETKVVLPQIESICRTIGSKYDAVDLLVGESRQEFQKAATDEFKIALEEKDITLLYGLVRHIYIPQNIRLFKQKAFISEELKLTRIEQQITAETQGDLKEAEQKVELETEKIRAETEKLVANAMAEGLKTAQQTLAETQRLVAEIDREVALLEAQATVLLGQATAEAKKVKAEAEAEKFKLAVDAFGTGDAYNMWVFANGLPEDIELNLIFAGDGTFWTDLKGFSETMLGRQAQQSAPKTKAKP comes from the coding sequence ATGAGCACGACGACTTCTTCGAGCAGATTTCCACGAAACGGTATCCTGGCCGGCATCGCACTGATCCTCCTTCTCGTCTTTGGATGGTTGATCGTCGAGTGGGGTTACAACCGGATTTATGTTCCGGAAGGCTACAGCATGCGGCTGCGATTCAAGGGGCCCCCGCTCCCGTTTCTGCCGTATCACAACCTTCCCGATTCGAAGACCGGCTTCGCCACTCTCGACGAGAACGGAAACATCATTGAGAAAGGCGTGCTGGTGGAGATGCTTGGCCCGGGCCGCCATTTCCTTTCGCCGCTCCGTTCCTACTGGGACTACGAGCTCGTTCCCGATGTGGTCATCAAGCCCGGTGAGATCGGAATCGCGACCTCGAAGACTGGCAAAGCCCTTTCCGGTGGAAAGTACCTGGTGGATGGCGATCTCGGTGAAACCGAATACAAAGGCGACCTGCGCAAGGTATTTGGTCCCGGTCGGTATCGCGTGAATGATTACGCGTATGAATTCAAGAAGGTGACGCTCGTCAAAACGACGGACGGCAATCAGACGAAGTACGCTGGCTGGGTACAGATTCCCGCCGGCCATGTCGGCGTCGTCACCAATCTGACGGACAATCCGGAAACGGGAGCCGTCAAAGGGATCCAGAATGATGTCTTCCCGCCGGGGATCTACCCGGTCAACGCTCGCGAACAACAGATCGACATCGTGGAGATCGGCTACCGCGAGAAGACCATCGAAGCGGAGCTGAATAAGAACGCAGATGGCTCACTGAAGTACGACGAAGCCGGCGAACCGACGGTGATGCAGACTCAGAAGGGAATCTCGTTCCCGTCCAACGATGCCTTCGACATCACCATGGACTTCACGGCGATCTGGGGAATCACCCCGGATCAGGCTCCGGAAGTGATCCGGAAGTTCGGAAACGTGCAGGCCATCGAAACCAAGGTCGTACTGCCACAGATTGAATCGATCTGTCGGACGATCGGCTCGAAGTACGATGCGGTCGATCTGCTCGTGGGAGAGTCGCGACAGGAGTTCCAGAAAGCCGCCACCGACGAGTTCAAGATCGCTCTCGAAGAGAAGGACATCACCCTGCTCTACGGCCTCGTCCGGCATATCTACATTCCGCAAAACATTCGCCTGTTCAAGCAAAAGGCGTTCATCTCCGAAGAACTGAAACTGACGAGAATCGAGCAGCAGATTACGGCGGAAACGCAGGGCGACCTGAAAGAAGCCGAGCAGAAAGTCGAACTGGAAACGGAAAAGATCCGTGCCGAGACCGAGAAACTTGTCGCTAACGCGATGGCGGAAGGTCTCAAGACCGCTCAGCAGACACTGGCGGAAACGCAGCGACTTGTGGCGGAGATCGACCGGGAAGTCGCGCTGCTCGAAGCCCAGGCCACCGTCCTGCTGGGACAGGCGACCGCGGAAGCCAAAAAGGTGAAAGCGGAAGCCGAAGCCGAGAAGTTCAAACTCGCTGTCGATGCCTTCGGCACCGGCGATGCCTACAACATGTGGGTCTTCGCCAACGGCCTGCCGGAAGACATCGAACTCAACCTGATCTTCGCCGGCGACGGAACCTTCTGGACCGACCTGAAAGGCTTCTCCGAAACCATGCTCGGCCGCCAGGCCCAGCAGTCGGCTCCCAAGACGAAGGCCAAGCCGTAG